Proteins encoded within one genomic window of Platichthys flesus chromosome 17, fPlaFle2.1, whole genome shotgun sequence:
- the tcf19l gene encoding transcription factor 19 translates to MVSGVQPCFQLLRIGASTGDSARDLYTFRPALSHSVFRLGRAAELCDVTLDSTTVSRIHAELHAEREAGGGAAVPQEEGWRVHIKDRSSHGTWVNEVRLQSGVQWELSDGDTLTFGGESAPGSPEFYFLFQKVKVRPLDFDAITIPKAGTFSSDLQNRIRTNQDRKVEANLDLSKLSINRATVILNSIGSLSKMSGSAWTFKRSYSHEGAVSDPGSSSSTPPLAVSFSALLPPSTPPSFSSAASVPSTKSIQPTSRSRRKSAHTVLLEDDSSDEPRSRGVLTGVKEDGQKPKGKKRRRLYKSESEGFSSPPPLPLQPKSHTDVRRPLEAKPFPVGIRTIGSFHGAMTNSRLNHHLLQASFTSAAVHKQDVQTMHRIKTVVQGNLGAFRQQKPAHSSPTAQRGRRRAHSSPVFSPLVVGGENYSLASPSVRIHTEERGRVPFNRFNHLTSKRRGRPRKNPLPPRPSLPSPSSSSSSSTSSASSSSSGSSSSSSEDEDDEDDEETTVGTVEPCAAQRCRLPQQDTVQWIQCDVCDAWFHIDCLHVDRKKLLVDPTADFHCGCR, encoded by the exons ATGGTGTCCGGGGTGCAGCCGTGCTTCCAGCTGCTCCGGATCGGTGCGTCGACGGGCGACTCGGCACGGGACCTGTACACGTTCAGGCCGGCCCTGAGCCACTCGGTGTTCCGTCTGGGCCGGGCGGCGGAGCTGTGTGACGTCACGCTGGACTCCACGACGGTGTCACGCATCCACGCCGAGCTGCACGCAGAGAGGGAGGCGGGCGGAGGGGCCGCGGTGCCGcaggaggagggctggagggTCCACATCAAGGACAGGAGCAGTCATG GCACCTGGGTCAACGaggtccgcctccagtctggcGTCCAGTGGGAGCTCTCAGATGGCGACACGCTGACCTTCGGTGGCGAGTCGGCTCCAGGGAGCCCCGAGTTCTACTTCCTCTTCCAGAAGGTCAAAGTTCGCCCGCTGGACTTCGATGCCATCACAATCCCGAAG GCAGGAACCTTTTCCTCTGACTTGCAGAACCGGATCCGAACGAACCAGGACCGCAAGGTGGAGGCCAACCTGGACCTGTCCAAGCTGTCAATCAACCGGGCCACCGTCATCCTCAACTCCATCGGCAGCCTCAGTAAGATGAGTGGCAGCGCCTGGACCTTTAAGAGAAGCTACAGCCACGAGGGAGCTGTTTCAGAcccaggctcctcctcctccacacctccGCTCGCCGTTAGCTTCTCCgctctgctccctccctccacccctccatcgtTCTCCTCGGCAGCTTCAGTGCCTTCAACAAAGTCCATCCAGCCGACCTCCAGGAGCCGGAGGAAGTCGGCTCACACGGTGCTCCTCGAGGACGACAGCTCAGACGAGCCCAGGAGTCGAGGAG TTCTGACGGGAGTTAAGGAGGACGGACAGAAACCGAAAGGGAAGAAGAGGCGGCGGCTCTACAAGTCTGAGTCGGAAGGTTTcagctcacctcctcctctgccgctGCAGCCCAAGAGCCACACTGACGTCCGGAGGCCCCTGGAGGCCAAGCCCTTCCCTGTGGGCATCAGGACCATTGGCAGCTTCCATGGCGCCATGACGAACAGCCGACTCAACCACCACCTCCTTCAGGCGTCGTTCACCAGCGCCGCGGTTCACAAACAGGACGTGCAGACGATGCACCGCATCAAGACGGTGGTGCAGGGCAACCTCGGCGCTTTCCGCCAACAGAAACCCGCCCACAGCTCGCCGACGGCACAGAGGGGCCGGCGGAGGGCCCACAGCTCTCCAGTTTTCTCTCCCCTGGTGGTGGGAGGGGAGAACTACAGCCTGGCGTCGCCCTCAGTGAGGATCCACacggaggaaagaggaagagtcCCGTTCAACAGGTTTAACCATCTAACTAG CAAGCGACGAGGCCGCCCAAGAAAAAACCCTCTTCCTCCGCGGCCCTCCCTgccctctccatcctcctcatcctcctcttcaaccTCCTcagcctcgtcctcctcctctggctcctcctcttcctcctcagaagatgaggatgatgaggacgaCGAAGAGACCACAGTCGGGACAGTGGAGCCGTGTGCGGCGCAGCGGTGCCGGCTGCCCCAGCAGGACACGGTGCAGTGGATCCAGTGTGACGTGTGCGACGCCTGGTTCCACATAGACTGTCTGCATGTCGACCGCAAGAAGCTGCTTGTGGACCCGACCGCTGACTTCCACTGCGGCTGTCGCTGA